The following is a genomic window from Elgaria multicarinata webbii isolate HBS135686 ecotype San Diego chromosome 9, rElgMul1.1.pri, whole genome shotgun sequence.
CCAGGTGATCAACACAGCCATGAGTCTGATGGAGGAAATTGTCACGAGGATCTATGCATTGAGGCTCCACTACGTTACTCTCAGATGTAGTTTGTGAAAAAGTTTGCGAAAGAGGTGCACCCAAACAAGGTTAAAAGGTTTGCATTACATTTAGGAAGTGTTAACTGAAGGGTAATATGcatgtaaatatttaaaacaacagttagaGCTCACTCACCATCTCTTACTTAATATTACAATAACGCTGAACATGTAAACTTTCAATAACCATCACCATGTAACTTGGAATGTTCCATTTATTTCTACACTTGCTCAACTAggttacatcacacacacacaaaacccctatTACTCTGTATATTTTATTAGTATGATGAAGAGGTTTCTTCAAGATTCCCAGGCTCAGTTGTAAGTCATGTACCGAGGTGTAGCACTGAATTTGGCATATGACTTGATGACTTTGTTCACAGCTTCCAAGAAGTCTTTTTCAGTGGCAATTTTTCTCCTTGCTCGGATGGCAAACATACCTGCCTCTGTACAGACACTCCGAATTTCAGCACCTTGTCAAGAAAAACAGTGGATTTAAGAACAATTTGGAGAAACTATCACCGCAGCgagggggaaagagggcaggCAAGAGTTACCGTATTTAATTTACCTGTGCTATTAGGACACAGCCGAGCCAGCAACTCAAATCTTATGTCCCTTTCGACACTCATTGAACGAGCATGTATCTTGAATATATGAGTTCGTCCCTAAAAAGAAAATAGAGGATCAAGCTAAGCGTAAGAATGCATACTGATGGGATTATGAGTAAATCGAATTGCTCAGCCAACATGAATTCTCTTAAGGAGGGCCAGCATCAGAGGTCTGAATCCTCAGGCTGTTGCTAAGGGGTCAGCACCTGGGAAACGTCCACAGCTCCAGCTCCTGGCTGCCGCTAGTCCTTGTTCACTTGTAGAGATGGCACTGAACAGGCAGTAGCCACAATCACTCTTGACCGCCTCCTGCCACACCACCCAgagggggaggacaggtgagcaAGCAACTTCACCAGTCGCTGCTTTCTAGAACTCTGGACAAGTGGATCACGATGAGAAGGGTCCACCAAGTTTGCCTTGGCAAgccccattattatttattattatttatttatatagcaccatcaatgtacatggtgctgtacagagtacccACCCCATCCTAGAACCTGCCCTTAAGGTTATATACTCTCCAATTGCTCGGTGCTGAAATAGTCCATAAAGTAGTCCTTGGGAGAACAGAAAGTTCAAACAGAATCCTGTGGTATCTTAAAGGCAAACACATTTATCACTGTATAGCCTTTTGTAGGCTGCACGCCACCTTTCCAAATTGAGCAGCAGAGGCCTTATGAGAATTCTAAGCCTTAAGACAACACAGTGTGGGGCGGGCTCTGGCCCCCCAAAAAGGAAGACCTCTGAGAGAATGCAGCCTTCGTttgaaaaatggtggccacccttGGTATAGAATGACTATTTGATCTGATCCATTTTCATGgatgctcattaaaaaaaaaaagtacataccgtatttcttcgattgtaagacgccatcgattgtaagacgcacaccaatttcagtaccaccaacaggaaaaaaaaaccctaagacacacccgcgattctaagacgcaccccgtttttagagatgtttatatgggggaaaaagtgcgtcttagaattgaagaaatacagtatctcaGAGAGCTAATGTAAAAGGTTCTTTCCACCTTAGTCACAAgttcaaatatatgcattgctATTGACTTTGCTTAGCGTGAAAATAAAGCTATCCTCACCTCCAGATCTGGTAGGCTAAATTCAATCTTCCTATCCAATCTTCCAGGCCTCATCAGTGCTGGATCCAAAGTATCCGGTCTGTTAGTTGCCATCAACACTTTAATATTGCCTCTTGGATCAAACCCATCAAGCTGGTTTATCAGTTCTAGCATGGTGCGCTGGACTTCATTATCTCCTCCAGCCCCATCATCAAAGCGAGCGCCTAGGAAGAGACCATGGCAGAAATACATAACTCTACCTCTGAAAGGAAAAGCCACTTGCAAGATGTAATTCAAGTTCCTGTCTTTACCAAAGATGTCTGTagatataaatctaaataaaaaagttaaattctaaagaaaaaaaataagtaaCTTACAAGGAGGATGCACtgttaaagaaagtgaaatactttTCCTTGTTCCCTGACAGTTCCCTACAGAGGGGAATCTCGAGTAGTAGAGCACAGTAGTCAAGGATCAAGTTACTTCCCAACACTTTCGCCTAGTCTTCCCCCAAATTTACATGGGGGAAAAGGGCCcaaacttatttattgcatttctatcctgctctttttttcctccaaggaacccaaggcggtgtacataatcctcttccactccattttatcctcacaacaacaaccctgtgaggtaggttgggctgaaagtctgtgactggctcaaagtcacccagtgggtttccatggctgagtggggactagaacccggatctcccgactcctagtccaacactttagccactataccacactggctcttgaggTACTTTCAAGTGAGCCATCTCCCCATGTGCTTTCTAAGGTGGTACAGCCTACCCTTAACAACACAGAAAGTAGTTCTGTATGTTGGAATTCTGTTCTACATTCAAAATCTTATTGAAACCCAGGAAAATGTttaattccacattttaaataataatctcTCAACTCAAAAGCACTGACGTTGAATTCAGATGCAAACTAAGAGCAAATCAAAACAAGATGGTAATGTGCCCCAGAGTAAGAGATGACTGGAAGGTTGGCATGATTTGTTTTGATTTGTATTATGAATAGAAGACAGGGTTCACATTCGGTGTTACACCAGATATGGAATAAGAACAAGTACACCAACCTCCAATAGCATCAATTTCATCAAAGAAGATAAGGCAAGCTTTTTTTGTCCTGGCCATTTCAAAGAGTTCCCGAACCATTCGAGCaccctattaaaaaaaagagagagatcatAATTTCTGCTTATACGAGCCAACTGCCATTTGAGttagattttaaaagcaaatcttAAAAGTTTCCCAAATGATGAATAAAGCCAGGAGGATAGCCTGAACTCAAACATATGCAGTTATGTGAAATCGTTCTTGTTACAGCCCCTTCCACCTATGTCATAACAGTGAGTGTGTGGCTGCTACCAACCCATGCTAAGAGACCATCACATATCATACAATTTCTCATGCGCACCCTACATCACAGTGGATAGTTTTCTGAAACTACAGAGCCAGGACTGCCACAGGCCTAAAATCATCCAAGCAAACAAGTCCAACATTTAATCATACTACAGAACAATAACGTTACAGACATCCATTTGTATATTATAATCGGCACATAAAAGCAATAGGAAGATATTAGGTTTTTAGAGAGAGCTTTTATAACCTAGGGCTTGTGAAAACTCTTGATCTTCCACCCGCACCCCCAGTACACATCGACCCCACACCATGCTCCCTCTTTCATTACCTCTCCCACATATTTCTGCACCAGCTCAGATCCAATCACTCGGATGAAGCAGGCATCAGTCCTATTGGCAACAGCACGAGCACAGAGGGTTTTGCCTGTCCCGGGTGGGCCAAAGAGAAGCACGCCTTTGGGTGGCTCAATCCCAAGATTAACAAATCGTTCTGGCTGTGGTGAgacagaggaaaaaaagagaTTTAAAAGTTGTGAAAGGATTAAAAACTTTATGTAAGGATTATCTATCCCCATCGCAGCACTGGGTCCGGCATCCAGCAGAGGGCCTAAGATTACCACAGCATTACAACACTGGTACTATCAGGAAATtgttccattttaaaagaagcacaGCTCAAACTGAGAGGGAACCCAGAGGGTGGGCCAGGATTTGGCAAGGAAGTACAATGGTAACAAGGAAGTTATTCTAAAGTAggagttgggcaacttgtggtccttcagaCATTGTTCTAACCAAAGCCTTGACAAGCTACAAGAGGAAGAAAATACCCACATCAAATTCACTACGTGAACAATGCTTACATGCAGCAAGGGTGTCTCCACAACCTCCCTTAGCTTTTCAATCTGTTCTTTGCAACCCCCAACATCACTGTAAGTGACATCAGgtttttcctccacctgcgtttaaaaaaagaaaagaaaagatgtgtgCAAAGCTTTGTTATTTACAATTGCAGTTTTTACAAGCTTTAAGAAAGAAGAAGTGACAGTGAGGAGTCAGGTTAGAAAGgttaaaaatgcaaagaaaaaataatgaagaaCCTCACCTGCATCATAGTAACTGTTGGGTCAATCTTTGGAGGCAGGGGAATATGGATCTGGTACTTGTTTCTGTCAACACTGCAGAAATCAGTTGAAAAGACATATTAATTTAATAATATGTCCTCGAAAATCATCTCATCGATATGTGATAGAAGTGATTCTCTTCATCAAAAATtcagttgctttttttaaaactgcaaacTAATTGTACCTGCATGCAGAATATTGTCATGTTTGttacattattattgtttattatgttatttttgttattgtaAACTACTCAATAAACTCTGCTATGCAACAGTTATATATGTTTTGAGAATCTGGCTGCCAACTCGTTTCCAAGCCAAGTTCAATTACCTATAAACCCCCAAAACGGCCTAGGGAACTTAGACTGACCCCTTCTATGGCGTCTTTTAGACACACAGTCAAGATCTTTTTATTCCATTTGTAGATTCTTTAATGTGTTTTACCATAATACCTCAAATGTTTAATTGTAAtgagattttaattgttgtaaaccaccttgggtgaTGTGTTTAGGCtgaaggcagtatacaaatgttcttccaaataaaacaaagaataaaaaaatgTAGATCCACAGAAAGTAAGTGATATCAACTCACCCAACTCTCATCCCTTCTTCAATGTCAGTAGGTGCCACTTGATCACTAAGATCCACCACAAATTTGGCAAACTGCTTAACATTGATAATGTACTTGGGGTCCTCTGAATCTGCATTGATTATCTTTGTGCACCTAACCAGAAGAGAAAGCAATTAAACAAGCCGTTTGTGAGCAAATGAAAGTTTTAACATATCAGCACTCAGTAAAGTGTCATCTACAGTTCTGGTTTATTTTAAGAATTTACACAGAAAtacactggctgtgttcagacaacatgatagtcaacggtgggataataatcaactcgacaatTGTTTAGCTAGGGGGTACTCcgcacacaacatgataaccaaccttggtgtggattaggatcagcattgactattagtccatgctgagttgactcactcatcccctgccctctcttcccccacagacctcctgctagtatcccatcagccactgctgccaaaaaCCTATCCTgctagctggactagagtggcagccatcgctttgactgctcttgccttgcaactttgtggctgacgaaataaccaacggtggccaaggaaataaccaatggtgccctccacacaacacgataaccaatggtggttcaaatagccaactctgcgcagcattggttattttggccaaataactaactgttggttaaaaaactcccatggtgggttaaataaccaaacgtcgactatttaaaccaccatgggttatcgtgttgtctgaacccagtcatttctTCTATTATTGTGTAAATGACTGTAACTCAAAACTCTCCCTTatactgtatttttctttctttcttcataaaACCTAAAATAGCAGAAACATGAGAAGAGACACCTCAAATATCCAACTAAAAACTGCTTTCAATATTACTTTCTCCCACCTCCATCCCCATGGACTCCAGGGATCTCAGATACCTGATCCTTAAGGTTTGTGTCACTAGATTGGATGCAACTACGTTGAAATGAAACCCGCATGAAACTAAAAGAGGAACAAACGCAGTTCCTAAGAAACAGATTCATGTGAAAACCAATGTTTTAATAGTCAAATTGTAATATAATACTATATGTTATACTGGAAGGGACCCTGAGagatctttatttttttaaaacaaggttCACTCATTGCATGTGATGGACTACATGCTAGTTCTTTTGACAGTTCTTTGCTCTATGACCGACCAGATGAAAGATATACATAccttgccacttgcagtggctgcTCACTTTGAAGAGTTTGTTTATCTGCAGCCAGATCCCAGAGGGCAGGTGGAGCCAAGCCGGTGTCTGATTCTTTAATGCctgcaaggaaagaaaaaaggagccaCTGTGCCACTTAGGTCAATGCTATATTATATATTCAAGCATTAGCTTGCCTCAATACAAAGTAGCAACAGATACAATGTATAcaggacaaaaagaaaaagaccttCTGCCACTTGTGTCAATGCTAAATTATATTCAACAGGTGTGCAGATCTTACAGGGAGAGGGGACATTTTAGGTGAAAACGTGCAGAAGTAAGCCAGCCTTCAGTTTAATATCATTTACTTGCAGCTTTTCCCAAGAGCTAAACAAGCTCAAGCAATCATTACAACGTCCCTTAGGCTGAACGATGGAGGTTTCACAAATGTTATCCAGCAAAGGGAAAGTTAAGCAGATTTAATCTGGGGTCTTCCAACTTCTGGCTCATGTTTTTCACAATTATGCCACACTAGTCTTTCAAGAATACACTTGCTATCTTTCCCCCCACAACAACCCAGTAGCTACATTTAAGCACCTCTGCCTATCTGACACCATCTCCTCCTTTATatctcctcttttctctctcttcaagaAGTCTCTCctgttttcagttccttttttatTGTTCGTCAATTCTCACTCCTCTTTTTTCTTGGGAATAAGCTGTGGTAAACTGTAAGAGCCAGTTCTACTGAACAGGGAAAGAACTCTGAGCTATGCCCCTTAAGAGACACGACAAACTGAAAAGTTAAGTCTGACATGAGAAAAACATACGCTGCCCAGACACAAGAAATGCATACCTGTGAGTTCATTGATTTTCTTAAGTAATTGTTGGATGTCATCTTCTACTTGCTTGATCTGCCTTGAGTACGTGCTCTGGCCCTGGATTAGAAAAACATTATAAGGCTGAACAAATCAAAGATTTATAGACATGTGAATAGAATATTAAATAAGAAATCCCAAATTCTGTGATCTAGACCTATGAACATATGAGCTTtatgagtcagaacattggtcaaTCTTGTCTGGTGCCGTCtactgagagcttcggctatggggtggtatacaaatgcaataaatgaataaataaataatactgcggCTCTGCAACGTCTCAAGCAGAAGGATTTTCCCAGACCTCCTTTCCTGAGACAATTTTGACAGCAGATGCcatggactgaacctgggatctcctgCATACAAAGTTGGTATTTTACAACTGAACTGCAGTCTCTCCAAGATGTCTACCTTGATTGATGAGTAGAGAAGAGAACATGCTACCATTTTAATGCCTATGGCCCCAATTTGTTGGGAGTACCCAGCCTGTTGATATGTGGACAAAACTTTCAGATCTTGTTGTTTGTGAGGTTTGTGCTCTTTGCTTTGCCGGTaaggaatttacttccaagtccaTTTGTCTGTCGTCCCCCACCCCCGAAAAGGCAGATGAAGAGCAAGCTTCATCTTTTCACTAAACTGCTTGTGCATCTTTGATATTTAGGACTTTGGTTTGCATCTTGCAAGATGGATTTTGTTTTGAAGTGCTGTCGTTTTAGCTGAAATGAAAACCTTCAGCTACAATGACTAAACTTtcagcatgtttatttggaactAAATCATACTGTATTCAGTAGGGCTTCCTCCCAAAGTAAATGTGCtcaggactgcagtcttaattaAGTATTGGCCTTGGCCAAATCAATTTGGTCAACAAAGATGTTTCCCAAACATTGAAATGTAACCAGTTCTCAAATTATGCCACAGAACTGTAACTGCATGAAGTACTTACATAAGTTTTCAACAAGGCAATGTCACCTTCATCCAAAGCTGAAAGAAACATAACAGAGATCATCTTAAAGAGTAAAGAAACTACATTTTGCACAACTTCCCAAAGATGATTTAACAGACTGAGTTTGCAACCCTAAACCTGAACTCTGTGGACCTCTGAGCAAACAGGACAGGCTTTATAAGCACATCAAAAACACCcatgaaaataaatgaacaaaatactggtgtgtgttttaaaatgctttctaGTTCAAATTccaaaaatcaatttaaataacTTGTTCTCTCACATCTATAATTTCAGTTGTACAGGCAAAGAATAATCTGAAGGCATTTCATGTCATTCCACCTATGAAATTAAACAGGACATGGGAGAAGTCAGTACCCAGACCTTTTCCAAAGCAACCGCATGATTACATTACAGATACACTGAAAGTTTCCTTGTTCAACACAATGTACtgccaaatatttttattttattttaaacatttatagtcAGCTTCTCTTGCCGCTTGAGGCTGTTTAGTAAGAACAAAATCACCAATAAATATAATTTGAAAACTATTGCACAGTACTAAAAATACTATGTTAAAGCTGGTAAATAAATGGCACTATATAGCTCAGGCAGTTCCATAGCTACTTCAagtagcagaagaagaagaagaagaagaaaccctcgACCACCTCATATTTCTTGGTAAGCCAACCTGTCTCAAAAATAACTGAATTTGGCCTACTCCGGAAACTTATTCCAGACTTCAGGGTGTGTTTTCATCCACACTACCACACCCTGAAACAAAAAGGTCTAGGCAAAATATTTTCGCCTAGCATCAATTTTCAAAGGAGAGCATTCTATCATGGTTAGCACCCACCCAcctatatatatgcacacacacagagtcttaaGTGATACAGCCCAGAGACAGATTCATACACATCAGTGAAAACTTAGGCCTAAGGCATTTTCTGTTTTGGAAGGCTTTATTGTGCTTGGGGAAACTGCTAGTTAGGTTTTTATGCAGATGAAGTTTACTCTATTTTATGGGCTTTACTGACAACCTGGAAAGTgtgttttgatattttattttttcacatgAGGCAGAATTCGACTGGGCACTTACACCCCCATTGATTCCTTTCTGCCCCACTGATTTccttccacaagcagtgggtcccaccaaTTCCGTTGCACAAGGGAACTTCCTAGGAAAAGCCCTTATGTGTGGAAGGAAGTAGGTCAGAAGAACAACCTTCCACCTGCCAGAAGCAAGGTGTTCTACTTGTTTCAGATTATCCCCCTGAAGCACTATGTCGCTGTTGTTCAAGTGGTGGGGTGCTGCTTCTACAACAGAATCAGTGGGGGTGTAAGCATCCCGTTGGATTCTGCCACTGGTCCAATAAATATATTGAAATTATagctttgcatttttattttattgggagCTATGGCAGGGAAATGGGTTATAGATTTTAAGAACCAAAAACAGAACACTCCCTTAATAACTGTCCCTGCAATATCATACTTCTTTACTGCCAAAGCATAGTAACTAAGAGAAGTTCTCTCTTCAAATCTTGCTTCAGCCATGAAGTCACTCAGGGGCATTAGATAAGCCATTCTCAGCCTCGCATCAGcaatatggaaataataatagtGAACTACCTTGTTTTATAGGGTTGCTATAAGGCTGCCTTCCTCAATCCAATGCTCTCCAGGTATgttagacatgctggctggggatgggagttgcagttcaacacatctggagattgggaaaggctgctgtaaggattatatacagaggtgggcaacttgtggccctccagacattgttgggACTGCAATTTGTTGGGACTCCAAGGcaagggatgatgtgagttgtaggccaaaatatctggagggctacaagctgGAGgacaattatggaactcactaccacaagatgtagtgttggccaccaatctggatggctttaaagggggttggataaattcctggaggcgaaggctatcaatgactactagccctgaaggttgtgtgctgtctccagtattcgaggcagtaagcctgtgtgcaccagttgctggggaacatgggcgggagagtgctgttgcaccatgacctgcttgttcatccctggctgatggctggttggccgctgtgtgaacagagtgctgggctagatggacccttggcctgatccagcatcagggctcttctgatgttcttatgacaaggCAAGCCTATGGGAAGTGCGCCGTACCTGCTAAAGCGATATTCTAGGTACATGCTTCTTAATTCAGGATACAGGCTGGCCTTTAGGCAGCACAGGTGG
Proteins encoded in this region:
- the PSMC2 gene encoding 26S proteasome regulatory subunit 7, producing MPDYLGADQRKTKEEEKEDKPIRALDEGDIALLKTYGQSTYSRQIKQVEDDIQQLLKKINELTGIKESDTGLAPPALWDLAADKQTLQSEQPLQVARCTKIINADSEDPKYIINVKQFAKFVVDLSDQVAPTDIEEGMRVGVDRNKYQIHIPLPPKIDPTVTMMQVEEKPDVTYSDVGGCKEQIEKLREVVETPLLHPERFVNLGIEPPKGVLLFGPPGTGKTLCARAVANRTDACFIRVIGSELVQKYVGEGARMVRELFEMARTKKACLIFFDEIDAIGGARFDDGAGGDNEVQRTMLELINQLDGFDPRGNIKVLMATNRPDTLDPALMRPGRLDRKIEFSLPDLEGRTHIFKIHARSMSVERDIRFELLARLCPNSTGAEIRSVCTEAGMFAIRARRKIATEKDFLEAVNKVIKSYAKFSATPRYMTYN